One window of Desulfonatronum thioautotrophicum genomic DNA carries:
- a CDS encoding ASCH domain-containing protein, whose product MSEIKRALSIRQPFAELILQSRKTIEYRTRSTKIRERVFVYASLTSGPSEVFAEIGMVPADLPSGMLVGTVEITGCTGQPGDYEWHLANPERLPEPLAPHNKPQPVWFYPFNAPT is encoded by the coding sequence ATGTCAGAAATAAAACGAGCCCTGAGTATCCGCCAGCCTTTTGCTGAACTGATTCTTCAAAGTCGCAAAACCATTGAATACCGCACTCGGTCCACCAAAATCCGTGAGCGGGTCTTCGTTTACGCCAGCCTTACATCGGGACCATCGGAAGTGTTCGCGGAGATAGGCATGGTTCCTGCCGATCTTCCATCCGGGATGTTGGTCGGCACGGTGGAGATTACCGGCTGTACCGGGCAACCTGGAGATTACGAATGGCACCTGGCCAATCCCGAACGATTGCCGGAGCCGCTGGCTCCCCACAACAAGCCGCAACCTGTTTGGTTTTATCCGTTCAATGCCCCAACCTGA
- a CDS encoding toxin-antitoxin system TumE family protein, which yields MIFQYFKILEALLSSFTIIKSYSINKKIYNLKQGYISGRTVFENDTILDFVEVKNTDKKFKIKYRYQYMDDNANLIFRYDNAPHYPQLKSFPHHKHTPSATIEHCEPTLEDVLMEIALDMREPH from the coding sequence ATGATTTTTCAGTATTTCAAAATACTGGAAGCTTTGTTGTCCAGCTTTACAATAATAAAATCATATTCAATAAATAAAAAAATATATAACCTTAAACAAGGATACATCAGCGGAAGGACCGTATTTGAAAATGATACAATTCTTGATTTTGTCGAAGTCAAAAATACAGACAAAAAATTTAAAATAAAATACCGCTATCAATACATGGATGACAACGCAAATCTGATATTCAGATACGACAACGCGCCTCACTATCCGCAATTGAAATCATTTCCCCATCATAAGCATACTCCATCCGCAACGATAGAGCATTGTGAACCGACTCTTGAAGATGTCTTGATGGAAATTGCCCTGGATATGCGAGAACCTCACTAG